One window of the Manihot esculenta cultivar AM560-2 chromosome 14, M.esculenta_v8, whole genome shotgun sequence genome contains the following:
- the LOC110607888 gene encoding peroxidase 16, whose product MESKMSFLVLSNFLLLSLLLPTSSAQLSKNFYSGTCPNVESIVRSEVQKKFQQTFVTVPATLRLFAHDCFVRGCDASLLLSSPSNNAEKDHPDNLSLAGDGFDTVIKAKAAVDSVSQCRNKVSCADILALATRDVVSLAGGPFYEVELGRRDGRISTKASVQHKLPSADFNLDQLNSMFASLGLTQTDMIALSGAHTLGFSHCNRFSKRIYNFSPRNKIDPTLNLQYALQLREMCPVKVDPRIAIDMDPTTPQKFDNAYYGNLIQGKGLFTADQILFSDSRSRPTVNLFASNNAAFQNAFVSAMTNLGRVGVLTGNKGEIRTDCTRIN is encoded by the exons ATGGAAAGCAAAATGAGCTTCCTGGTTCTATctaattttcttcttctctctctccttCTTCCTACTTCTTCTGCTCAACTTAGCAAGAACTTCTACAGCGGAACATGCCCTAATGTTGAATCCATAGTCCGTTCTGAAGTCCAGAAGAAGTTCCAGCAAACTTTTGTCACTGTTCCTGCAACTCTTCGCCTCTTCGCCCATGACTGCTTTGTCAGG GGATGTGATGCTTCGTTGTTGCTATCTTCGCCGAGTAACAATGCGGAGAAAGACCACCCGGATAATCTTTCGCTCGCCGGAGATGGTTTTGACACGGTGATCAAGGCAAAGGCTGCCGTTGATAGTGTTTCTCAATGCAGGAACAAAGTTTCATGTGCTGATATTCTGGCTCTTGCTACTAGAGATGTTGTATCTTTG GCAGGAGGACCATTTTATGAAGTGGAACTAGGGAGGCGTGACGGGAGAATATCAACAAAGGCAAGTGTTCAACACAAGCTGCCAAGTGCTGACTTCAATTTAGACCAGCTCAATTCTATGTTCGCTTCACTTGGCCTTACCCAAACTGACATGATTGCTTTATCAG GTGCACACACACTTGGATTTTCTCATTGCAACAGATTCTCCAAAAGGATATACAACTTCAGTCCAAGAAACAAGATTGATCCAACACTCAATCTTCAATATGCACTTCAGCTGAGGGAAATGTGCCCTGTGAAAGTAGACCCAAGAATTGCCATTGACATGGACCCAACCACACCTCAGAAATTTGACAATGCTTACTATGGAAACCTCATACAAGGAAAAGGGTTGTTCACTGCAGACCAGATCCTGTTTTCTGACTCTAGATCAAGACCCACTGTCAACCTTTTTGCTTCTAACAATGCAGCTTTTCAGAATGCTTTTGTCTCTGCCATGACAAACCTTGGTAGAGTTGGTGTCTTGACTGGAAATAAAGGTGAAATCAGAACAGATTGTACTCGTATCAACTAG